A genomic window from Polaribacter gangjinensis includes:
- the gldM gene encoding gliding motility protein GldM, whose protein sequence is MAAGKMSARQKMINLMYLVFIAMLAMNMSKEVLSAFGFMNEKLTENNLSTTLKNNSAYENLATKASEQAAKFGVLYEQAKEVKKYSSDFYTYLDSLKTKMTASIEDKTDYESMDKTDFLDAYFFKGDGFTKEGKEFLNQINSYRTNLIKIVGEKSQFASVINKRFNTDDVPVPDTNKKTAWLKARYEGFPMVASLTNFTQMQADIKNTESDIVTSLLGGKLEESLSLSNYTGIVSLDKTAYFAGEKVTGKVVLGRYDATLVPNKVILNGADVTNTVKDGQVLLNMPAGNVGEKTIKGTIFFMENGQPIPVDFASAYSVIPEPSSAVVSADKMNVVYRGLDNPISVSLPGVGANNINVSASGGALSGSNGKFSLKPGGGNEAVVTVSAKLSSGKTVTSKAVFRIKDIPPAMGSVREQYGIVSMPKSGLANAPIAAGLPDFEFDLQIAVQSFKIKVPGQLTIIVNGSTLNAAAKAALSKAQRGDIINIYDIQATANGVPIKKVLPVSIDITN, encoded by the coding sequence ATGGCAGCAGGAAAAATGTCGGCAAGACAAAAGATGATTAACCTAATGTACCTCGTTTTCATTGCAATGTTAGCAATGAACATGAGTAAAGAGGTGTTGTCAGCTTTTGGTTTTATGAATGAAAAACTTACAGAAAACAATCTTTCCACAACGTTAAAAAATAATAGTGCTTACGAAAATTTAGCAACCAAAGCTTCTGAACAAGCAGCTAAATTTGGAGTTTTATACGAACAAGCAAAAGAAGTTAAAAAATATTCATCGGATTTTTATACCTATTTAGATAGTTTAAAAACGAAGATGACTGCAAGCATTGAAGATAAAACAGATTACGAATCTATGGATAAAACTGACTTTTTAGATGCTTATTTCTTTAAAGGTGATGGTTTTACAAAAGAGGGAAAAGAGTTTCTAAATCAAATCAATAGCTACAGAACAAATTTGATAAAAATTGTTGGTGAAAAAAGTCAGTTTGCGTCTGTAATCAATAAACGATTCAATACAGATGATGTTCCTGTTCCTGATACCAACAAAAAAACAGCTTGGTTAAAAGCACGTTACGAAGGTTTTCCAATGGTAGCTTCGTTAACAAATTTTACACAAATGCAAGCGGATATTAAAAATACTGAAAGTGATATTGTAACAAGTTTATTAGGTGGAAAATTAGAAGAATCCTTATCTCTTAGCAATTATACAGGAATCGTAAGTTTAGACAAAACTGCCTATTTTGCTGGTGAAAAAGTTACTGGAAAAGTAGTTTTAGGACGTTATGACGCTACATTAGTACCAAACAAAGTAATTTTAAATGGCGCTGATGTTACCAATACAGTTAAAGACGGACAAGTACTTTTAAACATGCCTGCAGGAAACGTAGGTGAAAAAACCATCAAAGGAACTATTTTCTTTATGGAAAATGGACAACCAATTCCTGTGGATTTTGCAAGTGCTTATTCTGTAATTCCAGAGCCAAGCAGTGCTGTTGTTTCAGCGGATAAAATGAATGTGGTTTATAGAGGTTTAGACAATCCGATTTCGGTTTCTTTGCCAGGTGTTGGTGCAAACAATATCAATGTTTCTGCTTCAGGTGGTGCTTTATCAGGAAGCAATGGAAAATTTAGCTTAAAACCAGGAGGTGGCAATGAAGCAGTAGTTACTGTAAGTGCAAAATTAAGCAGTGGAAAAACGGTTACTTCAAAAGCTGTTTTTAGAATCAAAGATATTCCACCTGCAATGGGTTCTGTTCGTGAACAATATGGTATTGTTTCCATGCCAAAATCAGGATTGGCAAATGCTCCAATCGCGGCTGGATTGCCAGATTTTGAATTCGATTTACAAATTGCAGTACAAAGTTTTAAGATAAAAGTTCCAGGACAATTAACAATTATTGTAAATGGTTCAACCT
- the gldL gene encoding gliding motility protein GldL, which yields MAQSRSYKKTMNFIYGMGAAVVIIGALFKIQHITLGPITGGLMLTIGLLVEAGVFAVSAFDTPEEDFDWTKVYPELGQEGLVADEKVGAEGMLSQKLDNLLQEAKIDAALMASLGSSMKNFQNAAEGLSAASESVASTNKYNEQVSLAAVQMETLNNLYKSQVENSSKQAELNAEVVENTQKLKEQMESLAKNLSSLNGVYGGMLSAMTVK from the coding sequence ATGGCACAGTCAAGATCTTACAAAAAAACAATGAATTTCATATACGGAATGGGAGCTGCAGTAGTAATCATTGGGGCGTTATTCAAAATTCAACATATTACTTTAGGTCCAATTACAGGTGGTTTAATGCTTACAATTGGTCTATTAGTAGAAGCAGGAGTTTTCGCGGTTTCTGCTTTTGATACTCCAGAAGAAGATTTTGATTGGACAAAAGTATATCCTGAATTAGGACAAGAAGGATTGGTTGCAGATGAAAAAGTTGGGGCTGAAGGAATGCTTTCTCAAAAATTAGACAACTTGTTGCAAGAAGCAAAAATCGATGCTGCGTTAATGGCAAGTTTAGGTTCAAGTATGAAAAATTTTCAAAATGCTGCTGAAGGATTATCTGCAGCTTCAGAAAGTGTAGCTTCAACAAACAAATACAATGAGCAAGTTTCTTTGGCAGCTGTTCAAATGGAAACATTAAATAATTTGTACAAATCTCAAGTTGAAAATTCTAGTAAACAAGCAGAATTAAATGCTGAGGTTGTTGAAAATACACAAAAATTAAAAGAGCAAATGGAATCCTTAGCTAAAAACTTATCATCATTAAATGGAGTTTATGGAGGAATGCTTTCTGCAATGACTGTTAAATAA
- the gldK gene encoding gliding motility lipoprotein GldK yields MKKAAVFALLITFFYSCGSKDRGELVGVKAKKKWFSEKPFGMALIPGGSFTMGKQDQDMIGTLNAPTKTVTVRPYYMDETEITNNEYKEFVYWVRDSIVRTRLAYQAEFAALGNTNPDPNGRNRAAGIQQYAFKTADTTNLSPYQKYMFENYYQFDTIQPLNWETELVWKKDEYPDADYVEVMDSLYIKKEDAVDGVRTFNTKFLNYKYSWFDRDNAARKGGDRKKFVQTEVLNIYPDTTVWVKDFNYSYNDPMHQDYFYHQSYGEYPVVGVTWNQANAFCNWRTKKKNSFLRTQKNVTLVPDFRLPTEAEWEYAARGGLEFATYPWGTGSTTSDRGCFLANFKPVRGNYAVDGALYTMEAKSFNANDYGLYNMAGNVSEWTNTAYNLSSYYMASTMNPNVEDRKNRRKIIRGGSWKDVAYYLEVASRDFEYADTARSYIGFRTVQNYLGTEKK; encoded by the coding sequence CGGTTCCAAAGATAGAGGAGAATTAGTAGGAGTAAAAGCCAAGAAAAAGTGGTTTTCTGAAAAACCTTTTGGTATGGCGCTAATTCCAGGAGGTTCATTTACCATGGGAAAACAAGATCAAGACATGATTGGTACTTTAAATGCACCAACAAAAACGGTGACTGTAAGACCTTATTACATGGATGAAACTGAAATCACAAACAATGAATACAAAGAATTTGTATATTGGGTAAGAGATTCAATTGTAAGAACTCGTTTGGCATATCAAGCAGAATTTGCAGCATTAGGAAATACAAATCCTGATCCGAATGGAAGAAATCGTGCTGCAGGAATTCAGCAATACGCTTTTAAAACAGCAGACACAACCAATTTATCTCCGTATCAAAAATACATGTTTGAAAACTATTATCAGTTTGATACCATTCAACCTTTGAATTGGGAAACAGAATTGGTTTGGAAAAAAGATGAATATCCTGATGCAGATTATGTAGAAGTGATGGATTCTTTATACATCAAAAAAGAAGATGCTGTTGATGGAGTAAGAACTTTCAATACCAAGTTTTTAAATTATAAATATTCTTGGTTTGATAGAGATAATGCCGCAAGAAAAGGTGGGGACAGAAAAAAATTCGTTCAAACGGAAGTGTTGAATATTTATCCAGATACCACAGTTTGGGTAAAAGATTTCAATTATTCGTACAACGATCCAATGCATCAAGATTATTTTTATCATCAATCTTATGGAGAATATCCTGTTGTTGGGGTAACTTGGAATCAAGCAAATGCTTTTTGTAATTGGAGAACCAAAAAGAAAAATAGTTTTTTAAGAACTCAAAAAAATGTAACGCTTGTTCCAGATTTTAGATTACCAACAGAGGCTGAATGGGAATATGCTGCAAGAGGTGGTTTGGAATTTGCAACCTATCCTTGGGGAACAGGAAGCACTACAAGTGACAGAGGTTGCTTCTTAGCAAACTTTAAACCAGTTAGAGGAAATTATGCAGTAGATGGTGCATTGTACACCATGGAAGCAAAATCGTTCAATGCAAATGATTATGGTTTGTATAATATGGCAGGAAACGTTTCTGAATGGACAAATACTGCATATAATTTGTCTTCTTATTATATGGCATCAACAATGAATCCTAATGTAGAAGATCGAAAAAATAGAAGAAAAATAATCAGGGGTGGTTCATGGAAAGATGTAGCTTATTATCTAGAAGTTGCATCAAGAGATTTCGAGTATGCAGATACTGCAAGGAGTTACATTGGTTTTAGAACCGTTCAAAATTATTTAGGCACAGAAAAAAAATAA